A stretch of Faecalibacterium duncaniae DNA encodes these proteins:
- a CDS encoding phosphoribosylformylglycinamidine synthase, which produces MVYRIYVEKKPGFDVEAQGLKNELVSLLGIQSLSGLRLLNRYDVEGIDEALFNQCATTVFSEPPVDNTYAELPEFEGISFAVEYLPGQFDQRADSAAECIQLISQGERPLVRSARVYLLEGSLTEEQVAEIKKYVINPVEAREASLETKATLKMEYPVPTAVATLEGFNELDEEGLKKFIDEKGLAMDLGDIKFCQEYFRSEHRDPTITEIKMIDTYWSDHCRHTTFGTILDDVQIDDAVVQAAFDRYMAMRADLGREEKPRCMMDLATIGAKELKKQGILKNLDESEEINACTVKIKCDVNGKDEDWLFLFKNETHNHPTEIEPFGGAATCIGGAIRDPLSGRSYVYQAMRVTGAGDPLKPVSETLPGKLPQRKLVTTAAAGYSSYGNQIGLATGQVDEIYHPGYVAKRMEIGAVVGATPASHVRRECPAPGDVIVLLGGRTGRDGIGGATGSSKAHNLGSLDHCGAEVQKGNAPIERKLQRLFRREDACKMIKRCNDFGAGGVSVAIGELADGLYIDLNKVTKKYDGLDGTELAISESQERMAVTLAPEDVDKFIAIATEENLEATPVAKVTEEKRLNMVWNGVSIVNISREFLNSNGAEKHQNVHVEQGTVWQPQWAGITFSQKMKNMVGDLNICSKKGLSERFDSTIGAATVLMPFGGAYQLTPQNAMVAKLPVDGETNTCSGMAWGYNPYLMSANQYIGARMAVVDSVTKLVASGFRYEDAYLTFQEYFERLGTKPERWGKPLAALLGALDAQMGLGIASIGGKDSMSGSFEQLDVPPTLVSFATAIGKASKVVSTEFKKPESTVVLIRPILDPETGCPNFFSLKANYKIVEQMIEEGMVASACAVGYGGIAEALFKMGLGNRIGFKMRADMPTHRMFEPMYGSIVLEMVSDSPAGELLGETTREYTFESCGETLDMAELQEIWESKLEPVYPYRKAGPTVEKINGKLNAPAAPKIGVAKPKVIIPVFPGTNCEYDTAKAFARAGADPEILVIRNLTPADVTASCEALVKAIGESQIVMLPGGFSGGDEPDGSAKFIASFFRSPAVTEAVRDLLQHRDGLMLGICNGFQALIKLGLVPYGDIRPITAYDPTLTFNTIGRHQSMLVRTRVASTGSPWLSHCDAGSEYEIAISHGEGRFVAPQNVLDQLVANGQVATQYVDLEGEPTMDQRYNPNGSLLAIEGITSPDGRVFGKMGHSERSGEYLYKNVTGDKYQPIFEGGVDYFKV; this is translated from the coding sequence ATGGTCTATCGTATTTATGTAGAAAAGAAGCCTGGCTTTGATGTGGAAGCCCAGGGCCTGAAAAATGAGCTGGTGAGCCTGCTGGGCATCCAGTCCCTGAGCGGCCTGCGCCTGCTGAACCGCTATGACGTGGAGGGCATCGACGAGGCACTGTTCAACCAGTGCGCTACCACCGTGTTCAGTGAGCCGCCGGTGGACAACACCTATGCGGAGCTGCCTGAATTCGAGGGCATTTCCTTTGCTGTGGAGTACCTGCCCGGCCAGTTCGACCAGCGCGCCGATTCTGCCGCCGAGTGCATCCAGCTCATCAGCCAGGGCGAGCGCCCGCTGGTCCGCTCTGCCCGTGTCTACCTGCTGGAGGGTTCCCTGACCGAGGAGCAGGTGGCAGAGATCAAGAAGTACGTTATCAACCCGGTGGAGGCCCGCGAGGCTTCACTGGAGACCAAAGCTACCCTGAAGATGGAGTATCCCGTGCCCACCGCTGTGGCCACGCTGGAGGGCTTCAACGAGCTGGACGAAGAGGGCCTGAAGAAGTTCATCGACGAAAAGGGCCTGGCCATGGATCTGGGCGATATCAAGTTCTGCCAGGAGTACTTCCGCTCTGAGCACCGCGACCCCACCATCACCGAGATCAAGATGATCGACACCTACTGGTCCGATCATTGCCGCCACACCACCTTCGGCACCATTCTGGATGATGTCCAGATCGACGATGCCGTGGTGCAGGCAGCGTTTGACCGCTACATGGCCATGCGTGCCGACCTGGGCCGTGAGGAGAAGCCCCGCTGCATGATGGATCTTGCCACCATCGGTGCCAAGGAGCTGAAGAAGCAGGGCATCCTCAAGAATCTGGACGAATCCGAGGAGATCAACGCCTGCACCGTCAAGATCAAGTGCGATGTGAACGGCAAGGATGAGGACTGGCTCTTCCTCTTTAAGAACGAGACCCACAACCACCCCACCGAGATCGAGCCCTTCGGCGGTGCGGCCACCTGCATCGGCGGTGCCATCCGCGACCCGCTGTCCGGCCGCAGCTATGTCTATCAGGCCATGCGTGTGACCGGCGCAGGCGACCCGCTCAAGCCTGTCAGCGAGACCCTGCCCGGTAAGCTGCCCCAGCGCAAGCTGGTGACCACTGCCGCCGCCGGTTACTCCTCCTACGGCAACCAGATCGGCCTTGCCACCGGCCAGGTGGATGAGATCTACCACCCCGGCTATGTGGCAAAGAGAATGGAGATCGGCGCTGTGGTGGGTGCGACCCCTGCCTCCCACGTCCGCCGCGAGTGCCCCGCCCCCGGGGATGTCATCGTCCTGCTGGGCGGCCGCACCGGCCGCGACGGCATCGGCGGTGCCACCGGCTCCTCCAAGGCCCACAATCTGGGCAGCCTGGACCACTGCGGTGCCGAGGTGCAGAAGGGCAATGCGCCCATCGAGCGCAAGCTCCAGCGCCTGTTCCGCCGTGAGGATGCCTGCAAGATGATCAAGCGCTGCAACGACTTTGGTGCGGGCGGCGTTTCCGTTGCCATCGGCGAGCTGGCCGATGGCCTGTATATCGACCTGAACAAGGTCACCAAGAAGTATGACGGCCTGGACGGCACCGAGCTGGCCATCAGCGAGAGCCAGGAGCGCATGGCTGTGACCCTTGCCCCCGAGGATGTGGACAAGTTCATCGCCATTGCCACCGAGGAAAACCTTGAGGCGACCCCCGTGGCAAAGGTCACCGAGGAAAAGCGCCTGAACATGGTGTGGAACGGCGTGTCCATCGTCAACATCAGCCGTGAGTTCCTGAACTCCAACGGTGCGGAGAAGCACCAGAACGTCCATGTGGAGCAGGGTACCGTCTGGCAGCCCCAGTGGGCCGGCATCACCTTCAGCCAGAAGATGAAGAACATGGTGGGCGACCTGAACATCTGCAGCAAGAAGGGCCTTTCTGAGCGGTTCGACAGCACCATTGGTGCCGCCACCGTCCTGATGCCCTTTGGCGGTGCTTACCAGCTGACCCCCCAGAACGCCATGGTGGCAAAGCTGCCCGTGGATGGTGAGACCAACACCTGCTCCGGCATGGCCTGGGGCTACAACCCCTACCTGATGAGCGCCAACCAGTATATCGGCGCACGGATGGCCGTGGTGGACAGTGTCACCAAACTGGTGGCCTCCGGCTTCCGCTATGAGGATGCCTACCTGACTTTCCAGGAGTACTTTGAGCGCCTGGGCACCAAGCCCGAGCGCTGGGGCAAGCCGCTGGCCGCCCTGCTGGGTGCTCTGGATGCCCAGATGGGTCTGGGCATTGCCTCCATCGGCGGCAAGGACAGCATGTCCGGCTCCTTTGAACAGCTGGATGTGCCCCCCACGCTGGTCTCCTTTGCCACTGCCATCGGCAAGGCCAGCAAGGTGGTTTCCACCGAGTTCAAGAAGCCCGAGAGCACTGTTGTCCTCATCCGGCCCATTCTGGACCCCGAGACCGGCTGCCCCAACTTCTTCTCCCTGAAGGCAAACTACAAGATCGTGGAGCAGATGATCGAAGAGGGCATGGTGGCATCTGCCTGCGCCGTGGGCTACGGCGGCATTGCCGAGGCCCTGTTCAAGATGGGCCTGGGCAACCGCATCGGCTTCAAGATGCGCGCTGATATGCCCACCCACCGGATGTTCGAGCCCATGTACGGCTCCATCGTGCTGGAAATGGTCTCTGATTCCCCCGCAGGCGAGCTGCTGGGCGAGACCACCAGGGAGTATACCTTTGAAAGCTGCGGCGAGACGCTGGATATGGCAGAGCTGCAGGAAATCTGGGAGAGCAAGCTGGAGCCTGTGTACCCCTACCGCAAGGCAGGCCCCACCGTGGAAAAGATCAACGGCAAGCTGAACGCCCCCGCTGCCCCCAAGATCGGTGTGGCAAAGCCCAAGGTGATCATCCCCGTGTTCCCCGGCACCAACTGTGAGTACGATACCGCCAAGGCCTTTGCCCGCGCCGGTGCTGACCCTGAGATCCTGGTCATCCGCAACCTGACACCGGCGGACGTTACCGCCAGCTGCGAGGCACTGGTCAAGGCTATTGGCGAGAGCCAGATCGTGATGCTGCCCGGCGGCTTCTCCGGCGGCGACGAGCCGGACGGCAGCGCCAAGTTCATCGCCTCCTTCTTCCGCAGCCCTGCGGTCACCGAGGCGGTCCGCGACCTGCTGCAGCACCGCGACGGCCTGATGCTGGGCATCTGCAACGGCTTCCAGGCCCTGATCAAGCTGGGTCTGGTGCCCTACGGCGATATCCGCCCCATCACGGCCTATGACCCGACCCTGACCTTCAACACCATCGGCCGCCACCAGAGCATGCTGGTGCGCACCCGCGTTGCATCCACCGGCAGCCCCTGGCTGTCCCACTGCGATGCAGGCAGCGAGTACGAGATCGCCATCAGCCACGGCGAGGGCCGCTTTGTGGCACCCCAGAACGTGCTGGATCAGCTGGTTGCCAACGGCCAGGTGGCTACCCAGTATGTTGATCTGGAGGGAGAGCCCACCATGGATCAGCGCTACAACCCCAACGGCTCTCTGCTGGCCATTGAGGGCATCACCAGCCCGGACGGCCGCGTGTTCGGCAAGATGGGCCACTCGGAGCGCAGCGGCGAGTACCTGTACAAGAACGTCACCGGCGATAAATATCAGCCGATCTTTGAGGGCGGCGTAGACTATTTCAAGGTTTGA
- a CDS encoding IMP cyclohydrolase, with the protein MEKINLNDYLASNEYPGRGIAVAMAPDGRQMFIGYFIMGRSENSRNRVFDPVPERGGICTMAADPDKLEDPSLIIYNPVLTLGKTHIVTNGDQTDTIFDLMSQGKSFADALRTRTFEPDGPNYTPRISAVVYADGSYQMSILKSADGNGDSVQRYFFDYPQPVAGEGHFISTYKHNGNPIPSFEGEPLRFACPRTIGDFAHGLWQNLNPDNKVSLFARVIDLDSGETGDMIFNKYDAVNSDLDDPEEPELLPEELELLAKLDAEAE; encoded by the coding sequence ATGGAAAAGATCAACCTGAACGATTATCTGGCCTCCAACGAGTATCCCGGCCGCGGCATTGCTGTGGCGATGGCCCCCGATGGCCGCCAGATGTTCATCGGCTACTTTATCATGGGCCGCAGTGAGAACAGCCGCAACCGCGTGTTCGACCCCGTGCCCGAGCGCGGCGGCATCTGCACCATGGCTGCAGACCCCGACAAGCTGGAGGACCCCAGCCTCATCATCTATAACCCCGTGCTGACCCTGGGCAAGACCCACATCGTGACCAACGGCGACCAGACCGATACCATTTTTGACCTGATGAGTCAGGGCAAGAGCTTTGCCGATGCCCTGCGCACCCGCACCTTTGAGCCGGACGGCCCCAACTACACCCCCCGCATCTCCGCTGTGGTGTACGCTGATGGCAGCTACCAGATGAGCATCCTGAAATCTGCCGACGGCAACGGCGACAGCGTCCAGCGCTATTTCTTTGATTACCCCCAGCCTGTGGCCGGTGAGGGCCATTTCATCAGCACCTACAAGCACAACGGAAACCCCATCCCCAGCTTTGAGGGCGAGCCCCTGCGCTTTGCCTGCCCCCGCACCATCGGCGATTTTGCCCATGGCCTGTGGCAGAACCTGAACCCCGACAACAAGGTCAGCCTGTTTGCCCGCGTCATCGACCTGGACAGCGGTGAGACCGGCGATATGATCTTCAACAAATACGATGCTGTCAACAGCGATCTGGACGACCCCGAGGAGCCTGAACTGCTGCCCGAGGAGCTGGAGCTGCTGGCAAAACTCGATGCCGAAGCGGAATAA
- the purM gene encoding phosphoribosylformylglycinamidine cyclo-ligase, protein MEKSYSESYAAAGVDITAGYRSVELMKQYVARTMNEHCIGGLGGFGGLFELDCTGYKHPVLISGTDGVGTKLKIAMIMNKHDTIGIDCVAMCVNDVICAGAKPLVFLDYIACGRNIPEKIAEIVKGVAEGCVQADCSLVGGETAEHPGMMPEDEYDLAGFTVGVVDKEKILSNETMQAGDVILALPSTGVHSNGFSLVRKIFDIDNDPDVLHTTPAELGGKTLGDALLAPTKIYVKPVLKVLEEVDVKGISHITGGGFYENIPRSLKKGCCARIKKEDVRIPALFHLMQETGHISEHDMFNTFNMGVGMVLTVPAAQADKALEILHANGEPEAYKLGVIAEGDGVELC, encoded by the coding sequence ATGGAAAAGAGCTATTCTGAGAGTTACGCAGCTGCCGGTGTGGATATCACCGCCGGTTACCGCTCCGTTGAACTGATGAAGCAGTATGTTGCCCGCACCATGAACGAGCACTGCATTGGCGGTCTGGGCGGCTTTGGCGGCCTGTTTGAGCTGGACTGCACCGGCTACAAGCACCCTGTTCTGATCTCCGGCACGGACGGCGTGGGCACCAAGCTGAAGATCGCCATGATCATGAACAAGCACGACACCATTGGCATCGACTGCGTTGCCATGTGCGTCAACGATGTGATCTGCGCCGGTGCAAAGCCGCTGGTGTTCCTGGATTACATCGCCTGCGGCCGCAACATCCCTGAGAAGATCGCCGAGATCGTCAAGGGCGTGGCCGAGGGCTGCGTGCAGGCTGATTGCTCTCTGGTGGGCGGTGAGACTGCCGAGCACCCGGGCATGATGCCGGAGGATGAGTACGATCTGGCCGGTTTCACCGTGGGCGTTGTGGACAAGGAAAAGATCCTGAGCAACGAGACCATGCAGGCTGGCGATGTCATCCTCGCTCTGCCCTCCACCGGTGTTCATTCCAACGGTTTCTCGCTGGTGCGCAAGATCTTTGATATTGATAACGATCCCGATGTTCTGCACACCACCCCCGCCGAGCTGGGCGGCAAGACCCTGGGCGATGCCCTGCTGGCTCCCACCAAGATCTACGTCAAGCCGGTGCTGAAGGTGCTGGAAGAGGTGGATGTCAAGGGCATCTCCCACATCACCGGCGGCGGCTTCTATGAGAACATCCCCCGCAGCCTGAAAAAGGGCTGCTGCGCCCGCATCAAGAAGGAGGATGTCCGCATTCCTGCCCTCTTCCACCTGATGCAGGAGACCGGCCACATCTCCGAGCACGATATGTTCAACACCTTCAACATGGGCGTGGGCATGGTGCTCACCGTTCCTGCCGCACAGGCCGACAAGGCGCTGGAGATCCTCCACGCCAACGGCGAGCCCGAGGCTTACAAGCTGGGTGTCATCGCTGAAGGGGACGGTGTGGAACTGTGCTGA
- a CDS encoding phosphoribosylaminoimidazolecarboxamide formyltransferase produces MNELALKYGCNPNQKPSRIYMEDGSDLPVTVLNGKPGYINFLDALNSIQLVKELKAACGLPAAASFKHVSPAGAALGLPLTDVERRMYHIAPDFELSPLACAYARARGADRMSSFGDWIALSDVCDVPTAKLIQHEVSDGIIAPGYEPEALTILAGKKKGNYNVVAIDPDYKPAPVEHKQVYGITFEQGRNELTINADTMLTNWVTENKSVTEEQKRDLIIALITLKYTQSNSVCYTAGGQTIGVGAGQQSRIHCTRLAGQKADNWQLRHMDKVLNLPFRDDVAKPNRDNAIDVYIGDTPEDVIGDDVWAETFTEQPAPLTAEEKKEYLSHVTGVCLGSDAFFPFGDNIERARRSGVTAIVQPGGSIRDQQVIDTCNKYGIAMAFCGIRLFHH; encoded by the coding sequence ATGAACGAACTCGCACTGAAGTACGGCTGCAACCCCAACCAGAAGCCCAGCCGCATCTATATGGAAGATGGCTCCGACCTGCCCGTGACTGTGCTGAACGGCAAGCCCGGCTACATCAATTTTCTGGATGCCCTCAACTCCATCCAGCTGGTCAAGGAGCTGAAGGCGGCCTGCGGCCTGCCCGCCGCCGCTTCCTTCAAGCATGTGTCCCCGGCGGGTGCCGCCCTGGGCCTGCCCCTGACCGATGTGGAGCGCAGGATGTACCACATTGCCCCGGACTTTGAGCTCTCTCCGCTGGCCTGCGCTTACGCCCGTGCCCGCGGTGCTGACCGTATGTCCTCCTTTGGCGACTGGATCGCCCTCTCCGATGTCTGCGATGTGCCCACCGCAAAGCTCATCCAGCATGAGGTCTCTGACGGCATCATTGCCCCCGGTTATGAGCCGGAGGCTCTGACCATTTTGGCCGGTAAGAAAAAGGGCAACTACAATGTGGTGGCCATTGACCCCGACTACAAGCCCGCCCCTGTGGAGCACAAGCAGGTGTACGGCATCACCTTTGAGCAGGGCCGCAACGAGCTGACCATCAACGCTGACACCATGCTGACCAACTGGGTCACCGAGAACAAGAGCGTGACCGAGGAGCAGAAGCGGGACCTGATCATTGCCCTTATCACCCTGAAATACACCCAGTCCAACAGTGTCTGCTACACCGCAGGCGGCCAGACCATCGGCGTGGGTGCCGGCCAGCAGAGCCGCATCCACTGCACCCGTCTGGCAGGCCAGAAGGCCGACAACTGGCAGCTGCGCCACATGGACAAGGTGCTGAATCTGCCTTTCCGTGACGATGTCGCCAAGCCCAACCGCGACAATGCCATTGATGTGTATATCGGTGACACCCCCGAGGATGTCATCGGCGACGATGTCTGGGCCGAGACCTTCACCGAGCAGCCCGCACCCCTGACCGCGGAGGAAAAGAAAGAGTACCTGAGCCATGTTACCGGTGTCTGCCTGGGTTCCGATGCCTTCTTCCCCTTTGGCGACAACATCGAGCGTGCCCGCCGCTCCGGCGTGACCGCCATTGTCCAGCCCGGCGGCTCTATCCGCGACCAGCAGGTCATTGACACCTGCAATAAGTACGGCATTGCCATGGCGTTCTGCGGCATCCGGCTGTTCCATCACTAA
- the purN gene encoding phosphoribosylglycinamide formyltransferase: MLNVAVLVSGGGTNLQALLDSEARGENPNGKITLVVASKPGVYALERAAKAGVEGVVVRRKDYENSEAFDAALLETLKSHNIDLVVLAGFLSVLGPSVIEAYPRRILNVHPALIPSFCGPGMYGLRPHQAALARGCKVTGATVHFVNEECDGGPILLQKAVEILPGDTPEVLQKRVMEQAEWKLLPKAVAMVCSGEIE; the protein is encoded by the coding sequence GTGCTGAACGTAGCTGTGTTGGTTTCCGGCGGCGGCACCAATCTGCAGGCCCTGCTGGACAGCGAAGCCCGGGGCGAGAACCCCAACGGGAAAATCACGCTGGTCGTGGCCTCCAAGCCCGGTGTCTACGCGCTGGAGCGGGCCGCAAAGGCCGGTGTGGAGGGTGTTGTGGTCCGCCGCAAGGATTACGAGAACAGTGAGGCCTTTGACGCAGCCCTGCTGGAAACGCTGAAAAGCCACAACATCGATCTGGTGGTGCTGGCCGGGTTCCTTTCCGTGCTGGGCCCCAGTGTCATTGAAGCCTATCCCCGCCGCATCCTGAATGTTCACCCGGCGCTCATCCCGTCCTTCTGCGGGCCCGGCATGTACGGCCTGCGCCCCCATCAGGCTGCTCTGGCCCGGGGCTGCAAGGTGACCGGTGCCACCGTCCACTTTGTCAACGAGGAGTGCGACGGCGGCCCCATTCTGCTGCAGAAGGCAGTGGAGATCCTGCCCGGCGACACCCCCGAGGTGCTGCAGAAGCGGGTGATGGAACAGGCCGAGTGGAAGCTGCTGCCCAAGGCAGTTGCCATGGTGTGCAGCGGCGAGATCGAGTAA
- the purD gene encoding phosphoribosylamine--glycine ligase, translating to MQKKILVVGGGGREHAIIKALKKSPDCGEIWCAPGNGGISYDAKCKNIKATDVETMVAFAAEEKFDYVVVAQDDPLALGMVDALAAVGIPAFGPDKAAARIEASKVFSKDLMKKYGIPTADYATFDDPAKVMDYIKAKGKYPVVIKADGLALGKGVLICENEEQAADGVKEIMLDKKFGASGNHVVVEEFLTGPEVSVLSFTDGKVVKPMVSSMDHKRANDHDTGLNTGGMGTVAPNPYYTPAIAAECMEKIFLPTIQAMNAEGCPFKGCLYFGLMLTPDGPKVIEYNCRFGDPETQVVLPLLESDLLKIMAACTEGTLADTEVKFSEGAACCVILASGGYPVSYEKGKPISGLTNGQLEGESNITVYHSGTALREDGTLVTNGGRVLGVTATAPRLTAAITQAYAAAEKISFEKLHKRTDIGMRALKAIAEQ from the coding sequence ATGCAGAAAAAAATCTTAGTGGTCGGCGGCGGCGGCCGCGAGCACGCCATCATCAAGGCACTGAAGAAGAGCCCGGACTGTGGCGAGATCTGGTGCGCTCCGGGCAACGGCGGCATCAGCTATGATGCCAAATGCAAGAACATCAAGGCTACGGACGTAGAGACCATGGTGGCCTTTGCTGCCGAGGAAAAGTTTGATTATGTGGTTGTGGCGCAGGATGACCCGCTGGCGCTGGGTATGGTGGACGCGCTGGCTGCAGTGGGCATCCCTGCCTTTGGCCCGGACAAGGCCGCTGCCCGCATCGAGGCCTCCAAGGTGTTCTCTAAGGACCTGATGAAGAAATACGGTATCCCCACCGCAGATTATGCCACCTTTGATGACCCCGCCAAGGTCATGGATTACATCAAGGCAAAGGGCAAGTACCCCGTGGTCATCAAGGCCGACGGGCTGGCACTGGGCAAGGGCGTGCTGATCTGCGAGAACGAGGAACAGGCCGCCGACGGCGTGAAGGAGATCATGCTGGACAAAAAGTTCGGCGCTTCCGGCAACCATGTGGTGGTGGAAGAGTTCCTCACCGGCCCTGAGGTCAGTGTGCTGAGCTTTACCGACGGCAAGGTGGTCAAGCCCATGGTGTCCAGCATGGACCACAAGCGTGCCAACGACCACGACACCGGCCTGAACACCGGAGGCATGGGCACCGTGGCCCCCAACCCCTACTACACCCCGGCCATTGCTGCCGAGTGCATGGAAAAGATCTTCCTGCCCACCATTCAGGCCATGAACGCCGAGGGCTGCCCCTTCAAGGGCTGCCTGTACTTCGGCCTGATGCTCACCCCGGACGGCCCCAAGGTCATCGAGTACAATTGCCGCTTCGGCGATCCCGAGACCCAGGTGGTGCTGCCCCTGCTGGAGAGTGACCTGCTGAAGATCATGGCTGCCTGCACCGAGGGCACACTGGCCGATACCGAGGTCAAATTCTCCGAGGGCGCGGCCTGCTGTGTTATTCTGGCCTCCGGCGGCTATCCGGTGTCCTATGAAAAGGGCAAGCCTATTTCCGGCCTGACCAACGGCCAGCTGGAAGGGGAGAGCAACATCACAGTCTACCACTCCGGCACGGCACTGCGTGAGGACGGCACGCTGGTCACCAACGGCGGCCGCGTGCTGGGCGTGACTGCAACCGCGCCCCGCCTGACCGCCGCCATCACGCAGGCATACGCCGCCGCTGAGAAGATCAGCTTTGAAAAGCTGCACAAGCGCACGGATATTGGTATGAGAGCGCTGAAAGCAATCGCTGAACAATAA
- a CDS encoding pseudouridine synthase, which translates to MRLDKYLAETAQCTRSEAKTLLNRGRVTVNGAVCKKGDTQLREGDSVAVDGAPLAYRQFVYLMLNKPEGVVSASTDKRDTTVVDLIGDAYPRRELFPVGRLDKTSTGFVLLTDDGGFAHEILAPKRHVSKTYTVVIDTPLTEEMRRGFAEGVTLADGTALSPAEVEALTPDGLTVKVRLRQGVYHQIKRMFGVYGAGVNALHRDAIGGLALDPALAPGQWRELSAEEVTAITTGA; encoded by the coding sequence ATGCGACTAGACAAATATCTGGCCGAGACGGCCCAGTGCACCCGGAGCGAGGCAAAGACCCTGCTGAACAGGGGACGGGTGACGGTGAACGGCGCGGTGTGCAAAAAGGGGGACACCCAGCTCAGGGAAGGGGACAGCGTGGCGGTGGACGGTGCGCCGCTTGCTTACCGGCAGTTCGTCTACCTGATGCTCAACAAGCCTGAGGGCGTGGTGAGCGCTTCCACCGACAAGCGGGATACCACCGTGGTGGATCTGATCGGGGATGCCTACCCCCGGCGGGAGCTGTTCCCGGTCGGCCGGCTGGACAAGACCAGCACCGGCTTTGTTCTGCTGACGGATGACGGCGGCTTCGCCCACGAGATCCTTGCCCCGAAGCGCCATGTCTCCAAGACCTACACGGTGGTCATTGACACACCGCTGACCGAGGAGATGCGCAGGGGCTTTGCCGAGGGCGTGACGCTGGCGGATGGCACCGCCCTCTCCCCGGCAGAGGTGGAAGCCCTGACCCCGGACGGCCTGACCGTGAAAGTCAGGCTCAGGCAGGGGGTGTACCACCAGATCAAGCGGATGTTCGGTGTGTACGGCGCGGGCGTGAACGCCCTGCACCGGGATGCCATCGGCGGGCTTGCGCTGGACCCGGCCCTTGCACCGGGGCAGTGGCGGGAGCTTTCTGCGGAGGAAGTGACAGCAATTACCACCGGAGCCTGA
- the purB gene encoding adenylosuccinate lyase codes for MSQHDRYISPFSTRYSSDEMQYIFSDDNKFRTWRRLWVALARAEMEQGLTNITPEMVAELEAHVDDINYEVAIAREKLVRHDVMSHVYAYGQQCPKAAGIIHLGATSCYVGDNTDIIVMRQGLELIRKKLIGVLAKLSRFAEEYKDMPCMAYTHCQPAQPTTVGKRATLWANELVMDLAEIDHRLATLQLRGVKGTTGTQASFMELFKGDANKIRAVDASIAKEMGFAPDAVIPVSGQTYSRKVDAFILNALAGIAQSCMKFATDLRLLANFKEMEEPFEKNQIGSSAMPYKRNPMRCERICALSRYLMVDVLNPSFTTGTQWFERTLDDSANKRVAMAEGFLAADAILNIMLNVTDGIVVYPKVVHSRLMAELPFMASENIMMQAVEKGGNRQELHERLRQHAIAAGKQVKEEGLPNDMVDRVAADPAFGLTKEEIVAGLVPENFVGRAPQQVEEFIANVLQPIFDANPDAVEQHASLSV; via the coding sequence ATGTCACAGCATGATCGTTATATCAGCCCCTTCTCTACCCGTTATTCTTCCGATGAGATGCAGTACATCTTCTCGGATGACAACAAGTTCCGCACCTGGCGCCGCCTGTGGGTGGCGCTGGCCCGGGCCGAGATGGAGCAGGGCCTGACCAATATCACCCCCGAAATGGTGGCCGAGCTGGAAGCCCATGTGGACGACATCAACTACGAGGTCGCCATTGCGCGCGAGAAGCTGGTGCGCCATGATGTGATGAGCCACGTTTACGCTTACGGCCAGCAGTGCCCCAAGGCAGCAGGTATCATCCATCTGGGTGCCACTAGCTGCTATGTGGGCGATAACACCGATATCATCGTGATGCGGCAGGGCCTGGAACTCATCCGCAAAAAGCTGATCGGTGTGCTGGCAAAGCTCTCCCGCTTTGCTGAGGAGTACAAGGACATGCCCTGCATGGCCTATACCCACTGCCAGCCTGCACAGCCCACCACCGTGGGCAAGCGTGCCACCCTGTGGGCAAACGAGCTGGTGATGGATCTTGCCGAGATCGACCACCGTCTTGCCACCCTGCAGCTGCGCGGTGTCAAGGGCACCACCGGCACCCAGGCTTCCTTTATGGAGCTGTTCAAGGGCGATGCAAACAAGATCCGCGCTGTGGATGCTTCCATTGCCAAGGAGATGGGCTTTGCCCCGGATGCGGTGATCCCCGTGTCCGGCCAGACCTACAGCCGCAAGGTGGATGCCTTTATCCTGAACGCTCTGGCAGGCATTGCCCAGAGCTGCATGAAGTTTGCCACCGACCTGCGCCTGCTGGCCAACTTCAAGGAGATGGAAGAACCCTTTGAGAAGAACCAGATCGGTTCCTCCGCCATGCCTTATAAGCGCAACCCCATGCGGTGTGAGCGCATCTGCGCCCTGAGCCGCTACCTGATGGTGGATGTGCTGAACCCCAGCTTCACCACCGGCACCCAGTGGTTTGAGCGCACTCTGGACGACAGCGCCAACAAGCGTGTTGCCATGGCCGAGGGCTTCCTGGCTGCCGATGCCATCCTGAACATCATGCTCAATGTCACCGACGGCATCGTGGTCTACCCCAAAGTGGTGCACAGCCGCCTGATGGCAGAGCTGCCCTTCATGGCCAGCGAGAACATTATGATGCAGGCTGTGGAAAAGGGCGGCAACCGTCAGGAGCTCCACGAGCGCCTGCGCCAGCACGCCATTGCCGCTGGCAAGCAGGTCAAGGAAGAGGGCCTGCCCAACGATATGGTGGACCGCGTTGCCGCTGACCCCGCCTTTGGCCTGACCAAGGAGGAGATCGTGGCCGGTCTGGTGCCCGAAAACTTTGTGGGCCGTGCACCCCAGCAGGTGGAGGAGTTCATTGCAAATGTGCTCCAGCCCATCTTTGATGCCAACCCCGATGCTGTGGAACAGCACGCTTCTCTGAGCGTTTAA